One genomic region from Balaenoptera musculus isolate JJ_BM4_2016_0621 chromosome X, mBalMus1.pri.v3, whole genome shotgun sequence encodes:
- the LOC118888372 gene encoding collagen alpha-1(I) chain-like, with the protein MWKRGRQGGSARPPFPGSPGCQGGAEGVPVEVPPGSVAGHPPPPASPADRAALSLLRPESSPQARLPGARGRKDGVPGAPLPDGTGAPKLTAGAERHLFGKGVSPGDQPHGVLRERRGITEPSRGGARGAPRPRKVPSSILTASHAVATGPAPLPSSDPRPPPQPTATTATTAPGRQAEPSGDGEGPRGPQPRPSRLRADSQPGGAGARGPPVRTARPPRPSTRVPLNSRQGQDPPFSDPSPAPTDRAPGPDAPDTEAQGEHLRGPAWAARGAAQGGRGNAESGPRAFLPVLTSALAG; encoded by the exons ATGTGGAAACGGGGGAGGCAAGGAGGATCGGCCCGGCCGCCTTTCCCGGGGTCCCCGGGCTGCCAGGGGGGAGCAGAGGGAGTCCCTGTGGAGGTCCCGCCAGGCTCTGTGGCAGGGCACCCACCGCCCCCCGCCTCTCCTGCCGACAGGGCCGCCCTCTCCCTTCTGCGGCCCGAGAGCAGCCCTCAGGCCCGGCTGCCGGGAGCGCGCGGAAGGAAGGACGGAGTGCCGGGGGCGCCTCTGCCTGACGGGACGGGGGCCCCCAAGCTGACAGCAGGGGCTGAACGCCATCTCTTCG GCAAAGGCGTCTCTCCCGGAGACCAGCCCCACGGCGTCCTGAGGGAACGACGGGGCATCACTGAGCCCTCCCGGGGGGGGGCTCGTGGGGCTCCGCGTCCGCGGAAGGTGCCCTCGTCCATCCTCACGGCTTCCCACGCAGTCGCCACGGGGCCCGCCCCCCTCCCTTCTTCTGACCCGAGGCCGCCGCCTCAGCCCACGGCCACCACGGCCACCACGGCCCCGGGGCGCCAGGCAGAGCCGTCAGGAGACGGAGAGGGGCCCCGCGGCCCACAGCCCCGCCCGAGTCGGCTCAGGGCGGACAGCCagccgggcggggcgggcgccCGCGGGCCCCCGGTGCGGACTGCGAGGCCCCCTCGGCCCTCCACGAGGGTCCCCCTTAACAGCCGGCAGGGCCAGGACCCCCCCTTTTCTGACCCGAGTCCAGCCCCGACGGACAGGGCCCCGGGCCCTGACGCTCCTGACACGGAGGCCCAGGGAGAACACCTCCGAGGCCCGGCCTGGGCTGCCCGGGGCGCCGCGCAGGGCGGGCGGGGGAATGCGGAGAGCGGCCCTCGGGCCTTCCTCCCAGTCCTCACCTCCGCGCTGGCCGGCTAG
- the LOC118888373 gene encoding putative MAGE domain-containing protein MAGEA13P, whose translation MLHSQKSQCDVLAVGLQAEKEAQGLVGAQVPVAEEGEAAAPSRSPSIQGTAEAVPAAGAQSVPRSSQAACASSVAVEATPLSRSNEGSHSQEEGVSASQAPEFLFHDEVSKKVAELVQFLSVKHVKKEPITKAEMLRSIVKEHKDHFPEIFCKACDCMEIVFGIEVKEVDPTSHSYVLMKILDLTYNGMLSDDQGIPKTGVLVLMLGVIFMQGNRAPEEKVWEVLSIIAAYVGQKNLSYRETKKLITKELVEEKYLERQQVPNSDPPQYEFLWGLRAHAETSKLKVLEFFAKINEIDPAAFSPWYEEALRDEKERAQARAAAGDDTSAMASGSPSVMPSSLSCPE comes from the coding sequence ATGCTTCACAGTCAGAAGAGTCAGTGCGACGTGCTTGCAGTAGGCCTTCAGGCCGAGAAAGAGGCTCAGGGCCTGGTGGGCGCACAGGTTCCCGTAGCTGAGGAGGGGGAGGCCGCTGCCCCCTCACGCTCGCCTTCGATCCAGGGCACCGCAGAGGCTGTGCCTGCTGCTGGAGCGCAGAGCGTTCCCCGGAGTTCCCAGGCAGCCTGCGCCTCCTCCGTGGCCGTCGAAGCCACTCCATTGAGCAGATCAAATGAGGGCTCccacagccaggaagagggcGTGAGCGCCTCCCAGGCTCCCGAGTTCCTGTTCCATGACGAGGTGAGCAAGAAGGTGGCTGAATTGGTGCAGTTCTTAAGTGTCAAGCATGTAAAAAAGGAGCCCATCACGAAGGCAGAAATGCTGAGGAGTATCGTCAAAGAGCACAAGGACCACTTCCCTGAGATCTTCTGCAAAGCCTGTGACTGCATGGAGATCGTCTTTGGCATTGAAGTGAAGGAAGTGGACCCCACCAGCCACTCCTATGTGCTCATGAAGATACTAGACCTCACCTACAACGGGATGCTGAGTGATGACCAGGGCATTCCCAAGACCGGCGTCCTGGTACTGATGCTGGGTGTGATCTTCATGCAGGGCAACCGTGCTCCTGAGGAGAAAGTCTGGGAAGTGCTGAGTATTATTGCGGCGTATGTTGGGCAGAAGAACCTCAGCTACAGGGAGACCAAGAAGCTCATCACCAAAGAGTTGGTGGAGGAAAAGTACCTGGAGCGCCAGCAGGTGCCCAACAGTGATCCTCCACAGTACGAATTCCTGTGGGGCCTGAGGGCCCACGCCGAAACCAGCAAGCTGAAAGTCCTGGAGTTTTTTGCCAAGATCAACGAGATTGACCCCGCTGCGTTCTCACCCTGGTATGAGGAAGCTTTgagagatgagaaagagagagccCAGGCCAGAGCTGCCGCAGGGGATGATACTTCTGCCATGGCCAGTGGCAGCCCCAGTGTCATGCCCAGCAGCCTCTCCTGCCCTGAGTGA